Sequence from the Nocardiopsis sp. YSL2 genome:
CGGCCAGGACCGCTCCCCCGTGGCGGTGATGCCCACGCCGACGAGGCGGCGGCCGAAGGTCGTGCCGAAAAGCGTCAGCAGCAGGATGTTCATCGCCGCGAACACCACCAGGGCGGTGTTGCCGACCAGGGTCGAGGCCGCTTCCGGGACGGAGAGCCCGGCACCGATGAGCCCCGCGCCGTAGGCGCCCCAGGCGACCAGCAGGGCCAGGATCCAGTCCAGGGCCAGTCCGACGAGGCGGCGGCCGACGCCCGGCACCGATCCGGTCCCGGTCTCCGGCAGGCCCAGCCGGTTGCCCCGGTAGCGGAAGTCGTCGTCGGGGTCGGCGGCCTCGGTACCGCTCCGGCGCTTGTCAGTCATGCCGTCCACGCTATCCGCACGGTGGCGGCGACCGGTTGCGGGGCTGTGACCGAACGCGGTGGCGTCCGAGGCGGAACGCCGCGGGTGGGAGCATGGCGTATGCCACAGGAGCGACCACGGACAGTGGGCAGAACACCCTGTTTTAGGGTGATCCGTGGTGGAATCACCGAGTCAAGCGTGTTGGTCTGCGAAAACACCTGGCTCCGTAACATGCAGGAAACAATAGAGACATGGCGCGGAAATGACGCGCTCCTAGCTTCGATGACGAAGCCGGGAGACGTCGCGTGTTCCGACATGTCCGCGATGGGGCGGACCCGGTGATCCGGCGTCTCAGCCACCTGCACGGAGGTTCGTTTTGTTCAGCAGCATCAGCGAGGTGCTCGACTTTATCCGCGACGAGGACGTCAAGTTCCTCGACGTCCGCTTCACGGACCTGTTCGGGGGCGTGAACCACGTCACCCTCCCGATCGAGAACGTCGACGAGGGCACGTTCAAGGACGGCCAGATGTTCGACGGGTCGTCGATCCGCGGCTTCCAGGCCATCCACGAGTCCGACATGCTGCTGCTCCCCGACCTGAGCACCGGTGTCGTGGACCCGTTCCGCAAGCACAAGACGCTGAACATGACGTTCTTCGTCCACGACCCGCTCACGCTGGAGTCCTACAGCCGCGACCCCCGCAACGTGGCGCGCAAGGCCGAGGCCTACCTCGCCAGCTCCGGCGTCGCCGACACCGCGTTCTTCGGCCCCGAGGCCGAGTTCTACATCTTCGACGACGTCAAGTTCGAGACCCGCTCGAACACCGGCTTCTACGAGATCGACTCCATCGAGGGCGCCTGGAACACCGGCTCCGCGGTCGAGGGCGGCAACCGCGGCTACCGTCCGCGCTACAAGGGCGGCTACTTCCCCGTCGAGCCGGTCGACCACTACAGCGACCTGCGCTCCGACATGGTCCGCACCCTGATCGACTCCGGCGTCGACGTCGAGCTCCAGCACCACGAGGTCGGCACCGCCGGCCAGGCCGAGATCGGCATCCGTTTCGGCACCCTGCTCCAGCAGGCCGACAAGGTGCAGCTGTACAAGTACATCGTCAAGAACGTCGCCAACGAGGCGGGCAAGACGGCCACGTTCATGCCCAAGCCGCTCTTCGGTGACAACGGCTCCGGCATGCACTGCCACCAGAGCCTGTGGAAGGACGGCGAGCCGCTGTTCTTCGACGAGTCCGGCTACGGCCAGCTCTCCGACACGGCCCGCTACTACATCGGCGGCCTGCTCAAGCACGCCTCCGCGCTGCTGGCCTTCACCAACCCCACGGTGAACTCCTACCACCGCCTGGTGCCCGGCTACGAGGCCCCGATCAACCTGGTCTACAGCCAGCGCAACCGCTCGGCCTGCATCCGCCTGCCGCTGACCGGGTCGAACCCGAAGGCCAAGCGCATCGAGTTCCGCGTGCCGGACCCCTCGGCCAACCCGTACCTGGCCTTCTCGGCCATGATGATGGCGGGCCTGGACGGCATCAAGAACAAGATCGAGCCGCCGGAGCCGGTCGACAAGGACCTGTACGAGCTTCCGCCCGCGGAGGCCCAGGCCATCAAGACCGTCCCGGCGTCCCTGGACGAGGCGCTGGAGGCCCTGGAGGCCGACCACGAGTTCCTGCTCGAGGGCGGCGTGTTCACCAAGGACCTCCTGGAGACCTACATCGACTTCAAGCGCACCGAGGAGATCGACTCCCTGCGTCTGCGTCCGCACCCGCGCGAGTTCGAGCTCTACTACGACATCTAGGTCGGTGTCGGCCGGCCCGTTCCGCTCGCTCGGACGGGCCGACGGGCCAGGAACACAGCAGTTCCCCGGAGTGGCGCGCCCGAGGCGCGCCACTCCCCCACGGGGCCGGTATCCGTTCGGATACCGGCCCCGACCGGTTTCGGGACTACCGTTGACGCGTGGCAAGGGACGGAATCAACACCATGACGGCAGGCGCACTCGCCAGGCGCGGCTTCAGTGACAGCACCCGGGCCCTGCGCCTGATGACCGAGGCGGGCCTGAACGCCGAGGCCGACACCGACGTCATCAGCGACCTCGCGGCGGCCCCCGACCCCGACCAGGCCCTGCTCGGCCTGATCCGGGTCCTGGAGGCCTCCTCCGACCCCGACGAGATGCTCGCCGTGCTGCGCGAGGACCCCGATCTGCGGGCCCGGCTGTGCCGGGTGCTGGGGGCCAGCACGGCGCTGACCGACCACCTGGTCCGCCACCCCGGGGACTGGCGGGAGCTGCGGGGAGCCGACGCCGCCCGCTCCCCCGAGCCCGAGGAGCTGCGGCACGGACTGCTGCACACCGTGGGCGCCGACCCCAACGCGCGGGCGCCGCGGGCCGACCCCGTCGTGTCCGACGACGGGTCGCTGCACGCCCTCAAGCACACCCTGCGCGTGGCCTACCGGCGGCGCGTCCTGCGCCTGGCCGGACGCGACCTGACGGGGCTGTGCACGGTCGACCAGGTCGCCGCGGAGCTCGCCGACCTGGCGGCCGCCACCCTGGACGCCGCGTTGGCGGTGGCGCGCGCGGAGTTCCCCGAGGACGCCGACCGCTGCCGCCTGGCCGTCATCGCGATGGGCAAGTGCGGCGGACGGGAGCTCAACTACGTCAGCGACGTGGACGTGGTGTTCGTGGCCGAGCCCACCGAGGAGCCCGGTTCCGACACACCCGTGGACGACCAGGCGGCGATGCGCTCGGCCACCCGGCTGGCCACGGCGATGATGCGGATCCCCTCCGAGACCGACGCCGAGGGCACCCTCTGGGAGGTGGACCCGGCGCTGCGCCCGGAGGGCAAGAACGGTCCCCTGGTACGGCCGTTGTCGGGCCACGTGGCCTACTACGAGCGCTGGGCCAAGACCTGGGAGTTCCAGGCACTGCTCAAGGCACGGCCCGTCGCGGGTGACATGGAGCTGGGCCGCGCCTACGAGGCCGCGATCGCCCCGATGGTGTGGGGGGCGACCGAGCGCGCCAACTTCGTCGAGGACGTACAGGCGATGCGCCGCCGCGTGGTGGCGCACATCCCGGTCGCGCACACCGAGCACGAGCTGAAGCTCGGGCCGGGCGGGCTGCGCGACATCGAGTTCTCCGTCCAACTGCTCCAGTTGGTGCACGGGCGCACGGACGAGCGACTGCGCTCGGGCAACACCCTCGACGCGCTGGCGGCCCTGTCCGAGCACGGGTACGTGGGCCGCGGCGACGCGGTGGGCCTGGCCGAGGCCTACCGGTTCCTGCGCCGGGTCGAGCACCTGCTGCAGCTGGAGCGGCTGCGGCGGACCCACCTGATGCCCGACCCCGCCAGCCCCGACGGCCCGCACCAGCTCCGGCGGCTGGGACGGTCGCTGGGCTACACGGCCGACCCCGTGCGGGAGCTGACCGAGGCGCGCCGCCGCGTGTCCTCGGAGGTGCGGCGCCTGCACGAGAAGCTGTTCTACCGGCCGCTGCTCAACGCGGTGGCCAAGCTGCCGGGCGAGGAGGCGCGGCTCACCCCCGAACAGGCCCGGGTACGCCTGGAGGCGCTGGGATTCGCCGATCCCGCGGGGGCGCTGCGCCACCTGGAGTCGCTGACGTCCGGGGTGTCGCGGCGCGCGGCGATCCAGCGCACCCTGCTGCCGGTCATGTTGGGCTGGTTCTCCGACGCGCCCGACCCCGACGCGGGGCTGCTCGGGTTCCGGCAGGTCAGTGACGCCCTGGGCACGACGCCCTGGTACCTGCGGCTGCTCCGCGACGACGTGCGGGTGGCCGAGCGGATGGCCTGGCTGCTGGGCACGAGCCGGTACGTGACGGAGCTGCTGCTGCGGGCCCCGGAGGCCGTGGGGATGCTCGCCGACGACGCCGACCTCACGCGGCGCAGGCCCGAGGTGCTGGCCGCGGAGGCCGAGGCGGCGCTGCGCCGCTACGACACGGCCGAGGAGTCGGTGGCGGCGGTGCGGGCGCTGCGCCGCCGCGAACTGCTGCGCACGGCCGTCGCGGACCTGCTGGAGGTGTCGACGGTCCAGGACGTGGGCTCGGCGCTCACCGATATCGCGGCGGTGACCATCGAGGCCGCGCTGCGCCTGGCCGTCAACCGCGTGGTGGCGGCCTCGGGCGACGAGCCGCTGACACGGGTGTGCGTCATCGCCATGGGCCGCTTCGGCGGCGGTGAGCTGACCTACGCCAGCGACGCCGACGTGATGTACGTGCACGACCCCCTGCCGGGGGTCGAGACGGGCGCGGCCACCAGGCAGGCGCTGGAGGTGGTGCGCGAGCTGGCGCGACTGCTGGAGATGCCGGCCGCCGAGCCGCCGCTGAAGGTGGACACCGACCTGCGCCCGGAGGGGCGCAGCGGACCGGTCGTGCGCACTCTGGACTCCTACGCCGCCTACTACGGCCGCTGGTCGCAGGTGTGGGAGAGCCAGGCACTGCTGCGCGCCCGCCCGATCGCCGGCGACCCGGAGCTGCGCCAGGCGTTCACCGCGCTCATCGACCCGATCCGCTACCCGGAGGGCGGGATCGACTCCGCGGCCGTGCTGGAGATCCGCAAGCTCAAGGCACGGATGGAGGCCGAGCGGCTGCCGCGCGGGGCGGATCCGACACTGCACACGAAGCTGGGCCGGGGCGGCCTGTCGGACGTGGAGTGGGTGGCGCAGCTGGTCCAGCTCCGCCACGCCCACGAGTACCCGGACCTGCGCACGACGGGCACGCTGGAGGCCCTGGACGTGGCGGTGGCGCACGGGATGCTGGCCGCGGACGACGGTGTGGTGCTGGAGCAGGCCTGGCGTCTGGCCTCGCGGGTGCGCGGGATGGTCATGCTGGTGCGCGGCCGGCCCGGGGACTCGCTGCCCACGGACCTGCGGGTGCGTTCGGCGCTGGCCGAGGCGATGGGCTGCCGCAGCGGCGAGGGCGAGGACGACGTGTGGGAGGGCGCGGCCGAGCAGCTGGCCGAGGCCTACCTGCGCACGACGCGGCGGGCCCGCGCGGTGATGGAGCGCGTGTTCTACGACGGCTGAGCCGGGCCCACGAGCGGGCACCCCCGCGCCGGAGGAGTGTGGCGCGGGGGTGCCGTGGGAGGGGCCGTGGAGTGAGGCGGCCCGGGTGGTTCAGTCGCGCCAGACGGGGGCGGAGTCGGGGCCGACGCGGTTGCCGCCGGACTCCCACTGGACGTTGCCGGCGCCGTCGACCTTGACGAGCTTCCACTCGTCGTCGTCACCGATGGTGACCTCTCCGGTCCACTGCGGGTAGGTGCTGCCGTCGGTGGACAGCTTCACGCCGCTGGTGGGGTTCCAGGAGCCGAGGGCGTCGGTGTTGCCGACGACGTACACCTCCTGGCCCCAGTTGGTGTAGGCGGTGGCGGAGATCTCGAAGGTGTCGCTGCCGCCGTCGTCGTCGCAGTCGACGGGGTCGCAGACGCCGTCGACGTGGATGGCGACGGCGCCCTCGGCCGGGACCTCCACGGTGACCTGGCCGCCGGAGACGGTGGCCGAGCCGGTGCCCGCCGCGTTCTCGTACACGCCGTCGGGCATGGACGTGCTGGCGGTGACGTTCCAGGTGCCGCCGCCGGCGTTGAAGGCCGCGAAGCCGCGGTCACCGCGGTCGAAGGCGACCCGAGAGCTGCCGTCGGCGGCGCGCTGGGTGATGCCGGTGCCGTCGGTGGAGTTGCGGAAGGAGGCCATCCCCGCGACGGTGCCGTCGCGGTGCTCGCAGACCCAGTCGGCGTCGGCGCAGTCGCTGTCCTCGGTGATCCACCCGGCGGGGTTGCCGTCGACCTCGCCGACGCTGGGCGGGCCCTCGGTCTGGTTGTCGCCGAAGTCGTAGCTCGACATCACCACGGGGGTGCCGTAGGGGTGGGCGAGCATGAAGGCGGTGGCGAGGTGGTAGCGGTCGCCGTCCTTGTAGGTGAGGGTCGGCGTGTAGCGCTGGGTGTCGTGGTTGTCGACGAACACCATGGCCTCGTCGGCGGTCAGGCCCCCGTAGTCGGGCATGTCGACCAGTCCGGCGAGGTCGCCGCCGGCGAACTTGCCCGCGAAGTCGTTCTTGTAGTCGAAGTTGGTGACCTTGCCGTACGGGGTGTAGGCGGTGTAGGGCACCGTCTGGTCGCCGTAGACCTCGTGGTAGACGTCGGGCTGCCCGCCGAAGCCGGGGACCTCGTTCAGTCCGCCGAAGATCGCCTCGACATCGGCCTCGGGAACGTGCTTGGAGGCGTCCACGCGGAATCCGCCCACGCCCATGTCCACGAGCCCGTTGAGGTAGCGCCGGAGCTGCTCACGCACGTGCGGGGTGGCGGTGTTCAGGTTCGAGAGCTCCAGGAGCTCACAGTTCTGGACCTCCCACTTGTCGTTCCAGTCGCTGATGGTCTCGAAGCAGGGGCCGAAGTCGTCACTGTCGTAGGCGGCGCTGCCGTCGCCGAACAGGTCCGGATTGGCGTACTTCTCCCACGCGGTGCCGTTGCTGCCGGTGCCCGAGCCGTTGCCGGTCATGTGGTTGATGATGACGTCGGCGTAGATCCGGACGCCGTTGTCGCGGCACGTGGCGACCATGGCCTCGAACTCCGCCGCCGTGCCGCGCCGGGTGTTGTCGATCTGGTAGGAGACCGGCTGGTAGTCCTGCCACCAGGGGTAGTTGCCGCCCTCGGCGGAGGGGATGACCACGTGCTCCTGGGGCGGGGAGACCTGGACGCCGCCGAACCCGTTCGGGCCGAGGAAGTCCTCGCACTCGGCGGCCACCGAGTCCCAGTTCCACTGGAACAGGTGGACGATCGTCCCGCCGTTCTGCTCGGCTGCGGGGACCTCCGCGGGGGCGGGGGCGGCCGACGCCGGGGCCGGAGCCGCGAGAAGGCCGGCGGCCAGCGCCGCGGCCCCCGCGAGGGAGCCGAGTCTGCGTCTGTTCATGTTCGCTCCTTGGGGGGAGGGAGTTGCGCGGTGGGGCCGCGCTGCCACACCGCCGCTCTCTTGCAGACTCTGCAAGAGTTTGCGTGAATGTGGTGAACTTAACAGAAGAGTCCAGCGTTGTGAACAGGAGATTGCCGCCGGATCTCCTCGTGCCGCGACGCGCACACTGAGTGAGATCAGTCCGTTGAACTGCGAAGTTCAGGGCCTTGGCGCAGGGATGACGCGGACCACCGAACACACGCCCACCGCGTGACCAGGCGCGATACGCCGCGGTTCTGCGTGAAAGATGCACGCAAGATTTCGGCAAGAGGGCGTGAAGAAGCCGGTGGCGGCGCGGCCCTGCGGGGGACCGCGCCGCCACCGGCGCAGCGGGGAGGGCGGATCACCAGAAGACGGCGACACCGATGTTGAGGATGGCGAGCACGCCCGCGATGGTGGCCAGGCGGCTGGACGGCTTGCGCAGGTTCATGACGCCCACGACCACCACGGCCAGGGCGACGATGAGCTTGACGCCCACCTTGATGTTGTCGACCTCGGCGACCCCGGACATCTCGGCGACCCCCACGAGGGCCAGGCCGGTGACCAGTTGGAGCAGGGAGCTGTGCAGCAGCACCTTGGTCGACTTGGCGTGACCGGTCATGACCTGCATGAGGAAGCCCGCGAGGATGCCGGCGAGACCGATCATGTGCAGGAAGACGAGCGCGGAGTAGATGATGTCCATGGCGACACACTACTACGCGTCGTAGTTTTTCCGGCCCCGGATATGACGCGTTGACGTCACGGCCCGGTCACCGGCTCCGGAGCGCGCCCCTGCGCCGCCACAGGAACCAGACCAGCACGAGTACCAGCCCCGCACCGACCGAACCGACCAGTGTCGCCCGGTCCGCGAGCCCGCCGAGGGCCGCCGACCGCTCGGTGACCAGCACGGTGTCGCTCGCGCACGCCGTGGGCTCGGCGTCGCGGTCCAACAGCAGGCAGGCCGTGCTCATCAGGCGCTCGTCCACGGCGGTGTCCTCGGCGATCCGCACGCGCACCGTGTGGTGGGCCTCCCCGCCGGCGGGGATCCCGACCCCCCAGTTGGCGATGCCCTCCTCCACCATGCCGCCCTGGCCGACCTCCAGGACCTCCATCCCCTCCGGGACGTGCTGGGCCAGGAGGGCGCCCTCCACCGGGGCGCTGTCGCCGTTGGTCACGCTCGTCCGCAGGACGACCTCCTCCCCCGGAGCCGCCCCGTCCTCCCCCGACACGGACAGGCTCACCGGCGCCGCCTGCTCGTCGGCCGCGGCCCCGCTCGCGACCAGGGCCGCCGCCCCGACCGCGACCGCGCCGATCAACACCGGTACCGCGCGGTACCGGCTCCCCCCGAGCACTCGCGACATCACGCACCTCCTG
This genomic interval carries:
- a CDS encoding RDD family protein, producing the protein MTDKRRSGTEAADPDDDFRYRGNRLGLPETGTGSVPGVGRRLVGLALDWILALLVAWGAYGAGLIGAGLSVPEAASTLVGNTALVVFAAMNILLLTLFGTTFGRRLVGVGITATGERSWPWFVSMAVRTLLLCLVIPAVIYDRDTRGLHDRAAGTVATRF
- the glnA gene encoding type I glutamate--ammonia ligase encodes the protein MFSSISEVLDFIRDEDVKFLDVRFTDLFGGVNHVTLPIENVDEGTFKDGQMFDGSSIRGFQAIHESDMLLLPDLSTGVVDPFRKHKTLNMTFFVHDPLTLESYSRDPRNVARKAEAYLASSGVADTAFFGPEAEFYIFDDVKFETRSNTGFYEIDSIEGAWNTGSAVEGGNRGYRPRYKGGYFPVEPVDHYSDLRSDMVRTLIDSGVDVELQHHEVGTAGQAEIGIRFGTLLQQADKVQLYKYIVKNVANEAGKTATFMPKPLFGDNGSGMHCHQSLWKDGEPLFFDESGYGQLSDTARYYIGGLLKHASALLAFTNPTVNSYHRLVPGYEAPINLVYSQRNRSACIRLPLTGSNPKAKRIEFRVPDPSANPYLAFSAMMMAGLDGIKNKIEPPEPVDKDLYELPPAEAQAIKTVPASLDEALEALEADHEFLLEGGVFTKDLLETYIDFKRTEEIDSLRLRPHPREFELYYDI
- a CDS encoding bifunctional [glutamine synthetase] adenylyltransferase/[glutamine synthetase]-adenylyl-L-tyrosine phosphorylase encodes the protein MTAGALARRGFSDSTRALRLMTEAGLNAEADTDVISDLAAAPDPDQALLGLIRVLEASSDPDEMLAVLREDPDLRARLCRVLGASTALTDHLVRHPGDWRELRGADAARSPEPEELRHGLLHTVGADPNARAPRADPVVSDDGSLHALKHTLRVAYRRRVLRLAGRDLTGLCTVDQVAAELADLAAATLDAALAVARAEFPEDADRCRLAVIAMGKCGGRELNYVSDVDVVFVAEPTEEPGSDTPVDDQAAMRSATRLATAMMRIPSETDAEGTLWEVDPALRPEGKNGPLVRPLSGHVAYYERWAKTWEFQALLKARPVAGDMELGRAYEAAIAPMVWGATERANFVEDVQAMRRRVVAHIPVAHTEHELKLGPGGLRDIEFSVQLLQLVHGRTDERLRSGNTLDALAALSEHGYVGRGDAVGLAEAYRFLRRVEHLLQLERLRRTHLMPDPASPDGPHQLRRLGRSLGYTADPVRELTEARRRVSSEVRRLHEKLFYRPLLNAVAKLPGEEARLTPEQARVRLEALGFADPAGALRHLESLTSGVSRRAAIQRTLLPVMLGWFSDAPDPDAGLLGFRQVSDALGTTPWYLRLLRDDVRVAERMAWLLGTSRYVTELLLRAPEAVGMLADDADLTRRRPEVLAAEAEAALRRYDTAEESVAAVRALRRRELLRTAVADLLEVSTVQDVGSALTDIAAVTIEAALRLAVNRVVAASGDEPLTRVCVIAMGRFGGGELTYASDADVMYVHDPLPGVETGAATRQALEVVRELARLLEMPAAEPPLKVDTDLRPEGRSGPVVRTLDSYAAYYGRWSQVWESQALLRARPIAGDPELRQAFTALIDPIRYPEGGIDSAAVLEIRKLKARMEAERLPRGADPTLHTKLGRGGLSDVEWVAQLVQLRHAHEYPDLRTTGTLEALDVAVAHGMLAADDGVVLEQAWRLASRVRGMVMLVRGRPGDSLPTDLRVRSALAEAMGCRSGEGEDDVWEGAAEQLAEAYLRTTRRARAVMERVFYDG
- a CDS encoding carbohydrate-binding module family 20 domain-containing protein, yielding MNRRRLGSLAGAAALAAGLLAAPAPASAAPAPAEVPAAEQNGGTIVHLFQWNWDSVAAECEDFLGPNGFGGVQVSPPQEHVVIPSAEGGNYPWWQDYQPVSYQIDNTRRGTAAEFEAMVATCRDNGVRIYADVIINHMTGNGSGTGSNGTAWEKYANPDLFGDGSAAYDSDDFGPCFETISDWNDKWEVQNCELLELSNLNTATPHVREQLRRYLNGLVDMGVGGFRVDASKHVPEADVEAIFGGLNEVPGFGGQPDVYHEVYGDQTVPYTAYTPYGKVTNFDYKNDFAGKFAGGDLAGLVDMPDYGGLTADEAMVFVDNHDTQRYTPTLTYKDGDRYHLATAFMLAHPYGTPVVMSSYDFGDNQTEGPPSVGEVDGNPAGWITEDSDCADADWVCEHRDGTVAGMASFRNSTDGTGITQRAADGSSRVAFDRGDRGFAAFNAGGGTWNVTASTSMPDGVYENAAGTGSATVSGGQVTVEVPAEGAVAIHVDGVCDPVDCDDDGGSDTFEISATAYTNWGQEVYVVGNTDALGSWNPTSGVKLSTDGSTYPQWTGEVTIGDDDEWKLVKVDGAGNVQWESGGNRVGPDSAPVWRD